A part of Quatrionicoccus australiensis genomic DNA contains:
- a CDS encoding ATP-binding protein: protein MLFERSQINTLRSRLSEQPRFMIVVAGPRQVGKTTMVRQALSEYRERSSFVAVDQAGPEALDPFNDTSSFSVAQSVAGAPPTAEWLVRQWNQARANARNLSEGERYVLAIDEIQKIPRWSEIVKGLWDADRAENLPLHIVLLGSSPWLMQKGLTESLAGRYEPIRMAHWSYGEMQAAFDFSLDEYIYFGGYPGSASLIREETRWRHYVRTALIQPNIEKDILQMTRVDKPALLKALFELGCGAYSGQIIAYDKLRGQLADAGNTTTLAHYLELLSMAGLLSGLSKFAMQAFRKRASSPKLNAHNTALISALAGYSFAEATADRSYWGRMVESTVGAHLINTASEDCEIQYWRESPLEVDFVLTNGRKILAIEVKSGAKYAAPKGLEVFTGKFKDARSLIVGEGGVPLAEFLSHPADDWLE, encoded by the coding sequence ATGTTATTTGAACGTAGTCAAATCAATACCCTGCGTAGCCGGCTCAGTGAGCAGCCGCGCTTCATGATCGTTGTCGCCGGCCCTCGCCAAGTTGGCAAAACCACAATGGTCCGGCAGGCCTTGTCTGAGTATCGGGAGCGATCCAGTTTCGTCGCTGTCGATCAAGCGGGTCCGGAAGCACTTGATCCTTTCAACGATACAAGTAGTTTCTCCGTGGCACAGAGCGTAGCTGGGGCGCCACCAACCGCCGAATGGCTCGTGCGGCAATGGAATCAGGCGCGGGCAAACGCAAGAAATCTCTCTGAGGGCGAACGCTACGTCCTGGCTATCGACGAAATTCAGAAAATTCCCCGTTGGTCCGAAATTGTCAAAGGCCTGTGGGATGCTGATCGCGCCGAGAATCTGCCGCTCCACATCGTCTTGCTCGGTTCGTCACCCTGGTTGATGCAGAAGGGCCTTACCGAAAGTCTGGCGGGCCGCTACGAGCCCATTCGCATGGCGCACTGGTCTTACGGAGAGATGCAGGCTGCGTTCGATTTTTCTCTGGACGAGTACATCTACTTTGGTGGCTATCCCGGTAGCGCGAGCCTGATCAGGGAGGAAACACGCTGGCGACATTATGTTCGTACGGCCCTGATTCAGCCGAATATCGAAAAAGACATTCTGCAAATGACGCGGGTCGACAAGCCTGCCTTGCTGAAAGCGCTGTTCGAGTTGGGATGTGGTGCCTATTCCGGCCAAATCATTGCCTACGACAAATTGCGTGGCCAATTGGCCGATGCCGGAAATACGACGACGCTGGCTCACTATCTTGAGCTGCTCTCCATGGCCGGCTTGCTAAGCGGCTTATCAAAGTTTGCCATGCAGGCATTCCGCAAACGGGCCTCCAGTCCGAAGCTGAACGCCCACAACACCGCCCTTATTTCGGCATTGGCCGGATATTCCTTTGCCGAAGCAACCGCAGATCGGAGCTACTGGGGGCGTATGGTCGAAAGTACCGTCGGCGCACATTTGATCAATACCGCTTCGGAAGATTGCGAAATCCAGTACTGGCGGGAAAGCCCGCTCGAAGTCGATTTCGTCCTCACCAACGGTAGAAAGATCCTTGCCATCGAAGTCAAAAGCGGTGCGAAATATGCAGCCCCCAAGGGACTGGAGGTTTTTACCGGGAAGTTCAAGGATGCTCGCAGCTTGATCGTTGGTGAAGGCGGTGTTCCCTTGGCCGAATTCCTGTCTCATCCCGCCGATGATTGGCTGGAGTAA
- a CDS encoding LysR substrate-binding domain-containing protein: MATTCSWESIDVHLLQVLHALLTECSVSNAARRLNQSQPAVSTALRRLRDITGDQLLVRSRNGMTPTERGQSLLEPVKIALAQIEAIGLQQVRFDPMKSKRVFNIATPDYLNAILIGNIVARLRKLAPNSQVVLHSFGPDYDYARALESGELDTVIGNWPQPPEHLRLAPLFDDDVVCLMRKDHPLAGHKLTQDDYLNAEHLVPTPYAVGQRGVIDMQLARERLKRNIVASVPYFNLVPYVLLQNDIIFSAPRIFAEHCCSLGDLCFAESPLEFPKMRFYLLWHDRSHHSEECRWFREQIVDVIRERVGNKSDSVQSAAPVAKKRALA; this comes from the coding sequence ATGGCAACGACTTGTTCCTGGGAATCCATCGATGTGCATCTGCTGCAGGTCTTGCATGCGCTGCTCACCGAATGCAGCGTCTCCAACGCCGCCCGCCGCCTGAACCAGTCGCAGCCGGCGGTGAGTACCGCGCTGCGTCGCCTACGCGACATCACCGGCGACCAGTTGCTGGTGCGCAGCCGCAATGGCATGACGCCGACCGAGCGCGGCCAGTCGCTGCTCGAACCGGTCAAGATCGCGCTCGCCCAGATCGAGGCGATCGGCCTGCAACAGGTACGCTTCGATCCGATGAAGTCGAAGCGCGTCTTCAACATCGCAACGCCGGATTACCTGAATGCCATCCTGATTGGCAACATCGTCGCCCGCCTGCGCAAGCTGGCGCCCAATTCGCAGGTCGTGCTGCATTCCTTCGGGCCGGATTACGACTACGCCCGCGCCCTCGAATCGGGCGAACTCGACACCGTCATCGGCAACTGGCCGCAGCCGCCCGAGCACCTGCGCCTGGCACCGCTCTTCGACGACGACGTCGTCTGCCTGATGCGCAAGGATCACCCGCTGGCCGGCCACAAGCTGACCCAGGACGACTACCTGAATGCCGAGCACCTGGTGCCGACGCCCTACGCGGTCGGTCAGCGCGGCGTCATCGACATGCAGCTGGCGCGCGAACGCTTGAAGCGCAACATCGTCGCCAGCGTGCCCTACTTCAATCTGGTGCCTTACGTGCTGTTGCAGAACGACATCATCTTCTCGGCACCGCGCATCTTTGCCGAGCACTGCTGCTCGCTGGGCGATCTGTGCTTCGCCGAATCGCCGCTTGAGTTCCCCAAGATGCGCTTCTACCTGCTCTGGCACGACCGTTCGCACCATTCCGAGGAATGCCGCTGGTTCCGCGAGCAGATCGTCGATGTCATCCGCGAACGCGTCGGTAACAAGAGCGACAGCGTCCAGTCCGCCGCCCCGGTCGCAAAAAAGCGCGCCCTGGCCTGA
- the uraD gene encoding 2-oxo-4-hydroxy-4-carboxy-5-ureidoimidazoline decarboxylase has protein sequence MLEHLTIDSLSRLDRASFMAAVGAVFEHSPWVMERAWERRPFANRAALLEVLRTVLAEAERGELLALINAHPELAGKAAVRGDLTTDSAREQAGAGLNACTPEEFASIQKLNSAYRERFGWPFIIAVKGLGRQEIIAAMAARLTRRPEDEFAEALAQILRIASFRLDDLIFAE, from the coding sequence ATGCTCGAACATCTGACCATAGACAGTCTTTCCCGCCTCGATCGCGCCAGCTTCATGGCTGCCGTCGGTGCGGTCTTCGAGCATTCGCCCTGGGTCATGGAAAGGGCCTGGGAGCGGCGCCCCTTTGCCAACCGTGCGGCGCTGCTTGAGGTGTTGCGTACGGTGCTGGCCGAGGCCGAACGCGGCGAACTGCTCGCCCTGATCAATGCCCACCCGGAGCTGGCCGGCAAGGCGGCAGTGCGCGGCGACCTGACCACCGATTCGGCGCGCGAACAGGCCGGGGCCGGGCTCAATGCCTGTACGCCGGAGGAGTTCGCCAGCATCCAGAAATTGAATTCAGCCTACCGGGAACGATTCGGCTGGCCCTTCATCATCGCGGTCAAGGGACTGGGGCGGCAGGAAATCATCGCGGCGATGGCGGCACGTCTGACGCGCCGGCCGGAAGATGAATTCGCCGAAGCGCTGGCGCAGATCCTGCGCATAGCCAGCTTCCGTCTCGACGACCTGATTTTCGCCGAATAA